The following coding sequences lie in one Palaemon carinicauda isolate YSFRI2023 chromosome 7, ASM3689809v2, whole genome shotgun sequence genomic window:
- the LOC137643998 gene encoding zinc finger protein ZFP2-like produces the protein MDLSIKTFEDDPNRVNGGQEYPMNIYKKRKTFLSHINTFEELPSVHKESTAVVSGDNERSYPSKPKLEGGCSSNADFLVQKCAPITEDNINDSPASNKRSSKNTINRTGIWAAALPSDTESTPSEKGENDEMLDPLDIGKEKENEKCMHVKEIENERNDERSGIVTNENDSVISDREDLSFDEVTRDFIDSSPTSSEKGSDDGNEWFTCKVCEKEFFARKAYTNHKRICYLKEEHHCPHCKETFTKLNVMREHLKVAHMNERPYLCDICGKTFPYPKALNRHMLSHSKLKPHICKDCGKGFAGIWNLRSHSVIHSDEKPFQCEECGLKFRRVGTLRFHKRTHTNERPYQCDVCGKTFTQPSSLKTHQKLHSGERPHACNVCDEKFALKGALQSHMRTHTKERPFSCELCTKRFAQSSTLKNHLKTHENDKDKTSDSACNNEDSKPNDEATSEEKTKDHKCELCGRSFALKNTLKVHMMRHRGERPHKCNVCPKSFTQSSTLKIHMRTHTGDKPYSCSVCDAQFAYNYALQKHILKHKEAGEMVDEEVECSEEEDNENEVKLNTYDEGGIHSDQTALEEMKQKILQTLSKPDDERIIEKNVCEEVKQEDSSQNFHSDENNEEKNVIPDDVEVPEKSGKKVTPMDFLAVFQSSFKASANLD, from the coding sequence ATGGATTTATCTATAAAAACATTTGAAGATGATCCCAATAGGGTAAATGGAGGCCAAGAGTATCccatgaatatatacaaaaaacgAAAAACTTTTTTGTCACACATAAATACATTTGAAGAACTTCCTTCAGTACATAAGGAAAGTACTGCTGTAGTTTCAGGAGATAATGAGAGGAGTTACCCTTCAAAACCAAAATTAGAAGGAGGATGTTCATCTAATGCTGATTTTCTTGTTCAGAAATGTGCTCCtattacagaagataacataaaTGACAGTCCAGCATCTAATAAAAGAAGTTCTAAGAATACTATTAATAGAACCGGTATTTGGGCAGCAGCTCTTCCAAGTGATACAGAATCAACTCCATCCGAGAAAGGGGAAAATGATGAAATGTTGGATCCACTTGATAttggtaaagaaaaggaaaatgagaaatgcATGCATgtaaaagaaattgaaaatgagAGGAATGATGAAAGGAGTGGCATTGTTACAAACGAAAATGATTCTGTTATTAGTGACAGAGAGGATCTTTCTTTTGATGAAGTCACCAGAGATTTCATTGATTCTTCACCTACTTCCTCTGAAAAAGGCAGTGATGATGGGAATGAATGGTTTACTTGTAAGGTTTGTGAGAAGGAGTTTTTTGCCAGGAAGGCTTACACAAATCACAAGCGTATCTGCTATTTAAAAGAGGAACACCATTGCCCTCATTGCAAGGAAACATTTACAAAGTTGAATGTAATGAGGGAGCATTTGAAAGTAGCTCACATGAATGAAAGACCGTATTTGTGTGACATCTGTGGAAAGACCTTTCCTTATCCTAAAGCTCTGAACAGGCATATGTTATCTCATTCAAAATTGAAACCACATATTTGTAAAGACTGTGGTAAGGGTTTTGCTGGTATTTGGAATTTGAGGTCTCATTCTGTAATACACAGTGATGAGAAACCATTTCAGTGTGAAGAATGTGGTCTTAAATTCCGCCGTGTCGGTACTTTGCGTTTCCATAAGAGAACTCACACAAATGAGCGACCTTACCAATGTGATGTGTGTGGAAAAACTTTCACCCAGCCTAGTAGCTTAAAGACACATCAGAAACTGCATTCGGGAGAAAGACCGCATGCTTGTAATGTTTGTGATGAGAAGTTTGCTTTGAAGGGTGCCTTGCAGTCGCATATGAGGACACACACAAAGGAAAGACCTTTTAGTTGTGAGCTATGCACTAAAAGGTTTGCTCAGTCCAGTACTCTTAAGAATCACTTAAAAACACATGAAAATGACAAGGACAAGACTTCAGATTCTGCTTGTAACAATGAAGATTCAAAACCAAATGACGAAGCAACATCTGAAGAAAAAACCAAGGATCACAAATGTGAACTTTGTGGACGCTCTTTTGCACTAAAAAATACCCTAAAAGTACACATGATGAGGCATAGAGGAGAAAGACCTCACAAATGTAATGTCTGTCCCAAGAGTTTCACCCAGTCAAGTACCTTGAAAATTCACATGCGAACTCACACTGGTGATAAACCTTATTCTTGTAGTGTGTGCGATGCTCAGTTTGCTTATAATTATGCTCTCCAGAAGCATATTTTGAAGCACAAAGAGGCTGGAGAAATGGTGGATGAAGAAGTAGAATGTTCAGAAGAGGAAGACAATGAgaatgaagtaaaattaaatacaTACGATGAAGGAGGTATTCATAGTGATCAAACAGCACTTGAAGAAATGAAACAGAAAATTCTTCAAACACTATCTAAGCCAGATGATGAAAGAATAATTGAAAAGAATGTTTGTGAGGAAGTGAAGCAGGAAGATTCAAGTCAAAATTTCCACAGTGacgaaaataatgaagaaaaaaatgtaattcCTGATGATGTTGAAGTTCCAGAAAAAAGTGGTAAAAAAGTTACGCCAATGGActtcttagctgtatttcagtcTTCTTTCAAAGCTTCTGCTAACCTTGATTAG